The Chlorobaculum sp. MV4-Y genome contains the following window.
GCAGTGTAACAGCTGCGCTTCTTATTACTTGATTTCTGTGGAGCTAAGGAGACTCGAACTCCTGACCCTTTGCATGCCATGCAAATGCTCTACCAACTGAGCTATAGCCCCATCGTGATGGACTAATAATCTGAAAAAAAAGTTGGATTTCCAACAGCTTTTTTTGAATCTTCGATATAAAATTTTCCAAAGAAGAAGAATAAACTGAGGTTATGAGTTTCTTCTACAGCATCAAAGAAGGGTTTGCAGGAATAGGCCGGGCCAAGTTGCCGGCAAGCGTGACCATCGCCACGGGCTTTTTTTCATTGCTGTTGCTTGGGCTCTTCGGGACGGTCTCTTTCAGCTTTTACCAGTTGATTCACGAGGTTCGTTCGCGCGTCGAGCTTGAGGTCTTTTTCGATGATCGTACCGGTGATCTTCAGGCCGATTCGCTGACCGAACGGATGAAAGCGATCACCGGGATCGCCAAAACCCGATTCATTTCGCGCAACGAAGCTGCTTCAAGGTTTGCCCGTGACTTTGGGGCGGATGTCGTGGGCATTCTCGGCATGAATCCGCTGCCGCGTTCTGTCGAAGTGAGCATTCAGCCGGGTTACGCTGCTCCGGATAGTATTGCGCACATAGAAAAACAGATCGCGGCGCTCGACGGGGGGCTCGATATCCGTTATAACAAAGAGTATCTGAGGGGTATCGAAAGGAACGCGCGCCTGTTTACGCTCATCACTGCAGGAGTTGGCGGGGTGATCGCTCTGGCGACCATTATCCTGAACGCCTTTACCGTCCAGCTTGCCATGTACGCCCGCCGCGACCGGATCAAAACCATGCGTCTGGTTGGTGCGACCCGCTGGTTCATCAGTGCGCCGTTTCTTTTCGAGGGGATCATTCAGGGCCTGGTTTCGGGTGGGCTTGCTGCGCTCGGTCTCTGGCTCATTTTCGAGCAGGCGCTGTTACGCTACGAACCGGCGATCTACCAGATACTGCATCCATCGACCTATGTGATCTATCCGGGACTTGTCCTGCTTGGCATCGTGCTCGGCTTTTTCGGCAGCACCTGGTCAGTGGCGCGCTTCCTGCGCGTTTCCTGAGCGCTGCCGCAGGGATAAACGGCTATTCGTTGGTGAAGTTGTAGAGCATCGCAATTTCTTCGGGCCAGCCCTCGGCGTTGGGGGTTTCGAGTATCAGCGGTATCTCCTCCAGCGCCGGGTGATGCATGATGTGCGCGAAGGCGTCGATGCCGATCATTCCCTTGCCGAGGCACTCGTGCCGGTCAACCTTGCTGCCGAGCTTCTGCTTGGCGTCGTTCAGGTGCATTCCCCTCAGATAAGCCATTCCTACCACGCGGTCAAACTCGGCCAGCGTTGCGTCCAATGCTTCCGGCGTTCTCAAATCGTAGCCACTGGCGAAGAGGTGACAGGTGTCGAGGCAGACGCCGACGCGCGATTTGTCCTCCACCAGTTCGATGATTCGCGCCAGATGTTCGAAGCACCAGCCGAGATTACTGCCCTGTCCTGCCGTGTTTTCGATTACCGCCGTCACGCCCGCCGTCGCTTCGAGTGACAGGTTCACCGACTCGGCGATGATTGCGAGGCAGGCATCTTCGTCAGTCAGATTGAGGTGGCTGCCGGGGTGGAAATTCAGCATCGTGAGCCCGAGCGCTTCGGCGCGCTGCATTTCGGTGATGAACGCTTTGCGGGACTTTTCGAGCTTGTCGGCTTCGGGCGCGCCGAGGTTGATGAGGTAGCTGTCGTGCGGCAGGATGTGGCCGGGCAGGAATCCTGCCTCCTCGCAGTTCCGTCGAAACGCTTCGATCGACTCTGTCGAAAGTGGAGCGGAGTGCCACTGGCGCTGGTTGCGGGTGAACATGGCGAACGCTTTCGCGCCGATCTTTTGTGCGTTCAGCGGGGCGTTCTCGACGCCTCCGGCAATACTGACATGGGCGCCGACCCGTTTCATAGTTCGTCTGGTTTGGAGGTTTTCGTGAATCAGAGGCTAACGACGATCTGCCATCGAAGGTTCAATCGGTCAGTTTTTCCACGATCTCGTCCGGCAGGTTCGCCGTCCGGCGGATCGACCACCCGCCGTTGCGCGATGGCCGGGTCGAGAGCATCTCGCCGAGCAGGCCGGTCGAGAAGAATTGCACGCCGAGGATGATGAGCAGTATGCCGAGGAACAGAATCGGCCGGTTGCCCGCCGGTTTGTCGAAAACGTACTTTTCGATGGTGACGTAAAGGCTGATACAGAGGCCAAAGAAAAAACTGCCGAGGCTCATCATGCCGAAAAAGTGCATCGGACGTTTGAGGTAGCGGGTAATGAACATCACCGAAAGGAAATCAAACAGGCCGGGCAGGAACCGCGATGCTCCGAACTTGCTTTCGCCGAACTTGCGAGCGTGGTGCATGACGGGAATTTCGGTGACGCGGAATCCTTTCCACTTTGCCAGCACCGGAATATAGCGGTGCATTTCGCCGTGCAGGTCGAGTGAAGCGACGAGTTCGCGGCTGTAGCCTTTCAGGCCGCAGTTGAAGTCGTGCAGCGGGATGCCGCTGAAGATGCGCGTCGTCAGGTTGAAGAGCTTCGAAGGTATGGTTTTGCTCATCGGGTCGTTCCGTTCCCGCTTCCATCCGCTCACCAGGTCGAACCCTTCGTTCATTTTCAGAACAAGGCTGGTGATCTCCCGAGGATCGTCCTGCATGTCGGCGTCGATGGTCACGACCACATCGCCCGACGCAGCGCGGAAGCCCGCCGAGAGTGCCTCGGTTTTTCCGTAATTCCGTCGGAATGAGATGAGGCGAATCTCCGGTTTCCCGGCAATCAGCTCTTCGATCACCTTGTCGGAGCCGTCGGTCGAACCGTCATCGATCATGATCACCTCGAAACTGAAGGGTGCATCGAAGCATCGCGCCAGATCGGGACTGTTCAGCGCTGCGAACAGTTGGGTGCACAGCTCGGGGAGCGACTCCCGCTCGTTGTAGAGCGGCACGATGACGGAGAGGCTCGTCATTTATACACCTCGAGCGTCGGGTTGCCAGATGTACTTGTGCAGCTGGAGCTGCATCCGCACCGGGAGGCGGTCGCAGAGAATCCACTCAGCGAGGAGGCGCGGTTCGAGCTGGCCGAACACCGGGCCGAAGATGATCGAGCACTTGCCGAGGATGCCGTGCCCGGCGATATACGATTTTGCCCACAGGTAATCCGCCTCCGAGGCTACGACGATCTTGAATTCGAAGCGTTCCGGCTCGTTGAGGGCGAGTGTGAAGTTGGCGGCGCAATTATGCTCCATGACTCCCGACGACGGCGCCTTGATGTCGATGATCGCGTGCACGCGCGGATCGACGCGATCCACCGGCAGGAAGCCGCCTGTTTCGAGTAGCACCGCTGGATGCCGATCGCAGAGTTCGGTGAGCAGCTCGAAGGCGCCCGGCTGGAGCAGCGGCTCGCCGCCGGTCACTTCAACGCACGGCGCGTCGAACGCCAGCACGCGCTGCACGATTTCGTCAACCGTCATCGTTGTGCCTTGCTTCTCAGCATATGCCGTGTCGCAGTAGCGGCATCCGTGGCCGCATCCCGCGAGCCGCACGAAACCGCATGGCCAGCCCGCAAAGGACGACTCGCCCTGGATCGAGTGGAAAATCTCGCTGATGTGGAGGGTCGTTTCCGTGCTCATGGCTGCTCGTCAAGCAGTTTTTCGAGCGCGGCGGGGTAGAGGCGATGCTCGCACCGGAGCACCCGCTCGGCCAGCGTTTCCGCGGTGTCGCCCGGCAGCACCGGCACATGGTTCTGCATGATGATCCGGCCCTTGTCGTACTCCTCGTTCACGAAGTGCACCGTCGCGCCGCTCCGGGTTTCGCCGGATTCGATCACCGCTTCGTGCACGCGCATTCCGTACATCCCGTGCCCGCCGAACTGCGGCAGCAGCGATGGATGGATGTTCACGATCTTCTCGGGGTAGGCAGCAATCACCGCGTCCGGAATCTTGCGCAGATACCCGGCAAGCAGAATCATGTCGATCTGCCGTTCCTGTAACGCCGAAAGCATTGCATGGGCGAAATCGTCATTCGTGCCGAACTGTTTTTCCGAGAGGTGCAGGGTCTCGATACCATACTCTTTCGCGAAATCGACCGCGCCGCACTGCGAGCGATTCGACAGGCAAAGCACGATTTCCGCGGGCAGCTCGTGTTCGATGATCGCGTGGAACAGCGCCTTGAAGTTCGAGCCCGTTCCCGAGCAGAATACCGCCAACCGTTTTTCTTGTCACTCATGCAGATCGCGTACAAAGGATTTCGTGAATTTCCTCTAATATGCACCCGAACGCTGCTTTTTTCAAGCTGAAAGGTTCCCGGTGAACGGTTCGGTTGGGAGTGTGCTTTGCGCGGAGTCGCAGTTCTCCGGTCGGTATAATCGCGGATTTTTGTAAATTCCCGGTCTATTTTTGCTTTCCGAACACAACACAACTCTCTGCTCATGCTTGATCCTGTCATCAAACGGGCGCTCGTTTCCGTTTCCGACAAAACCGGCATCGTCGATTTCTGCCGTGAACTGGCCTCGATGGGTGTCGAAATTTTCTCCACCGGTGGTACGCTGAAGGCGCTTCAAGATGCCGGTATCGCCGCGCAATCCATCTCGACCATCACCGGTTTTCCGGAAATCATGGACGGCAGGGTCAAAACGCTTCACCCGAAAATCCACGGCGGCCTGCTTGCCGTGCGTGACAATGCCGAGCATCAGCAGGCTGCGCGCGAGAACGGCATCGAGTTCATCGACCTTGTGGCGGTAAACCTCTATCCCTTCGAGGCGACCATTGCCAAGCCGGACGTGAGCTTCGAGGAGGCGATCGAAAATATCGACATCGGCGGCCCGTCGATGCTGCGCAGCGCGGCGAAGAATAACGAGTCGGTCACGGTGATCACCGATGCCGCCGATTACGCCACCGTGCTTGAAGAAATGAAGTCCAACGGCGGCGCGACCACGAGGGCGACCCGCCTGACGCTCGCGGCGAAGGTCTATGCGCTCACCTCGCGCTACGACACGGCCATCGCGGCTTACATGGCCAAAGCTGCTGGAATCGAGTCCGCCGCCGATACGATGACCGTCCGGCTCGAAAAAGAGCTGGGGATGCGTTACGGCGAGAACCCGCACCAGAGCGCCGGACTTTATAAAATGGACGACGGTAACGGAGTGCGCTCGTTCGGCGCGATTTTCGAGAAGCTGCACGGTAAAGAGTTGTCGTACAACAACATGCTCGATATCGCTGCCGCAACTGACCTCATCGAGGAGTTCCGCGGTGAAGAGCCGTCGGTGGTGATCGTCAAGCACACCAACCCGTGCGGCGTCGCGCAGGCTCCGACGCTCTGCAAGGCGTACCGCAAGGCCTTCTCGACCGACACGCAGGCCCCGTTCGGCGGCATCATCGCTTTCAACCGTTCGCTCGACATGGAGACGGCCAACGCGGTCAACGAAATCTTCACCGAAATCCTCATCGCTCCGGCCTTCGAGGAGGGCGTGCTCGATCTGCTCATGAAGAAGAAGGATCGCCGCCTCGTGCTCCAGAAGCAGCCGCTGCCGAAAGCGGGCTGGGAGTTCAAGTCCACGCCGTTCGGAATGCTCGTGCAGGAGCGCGACAGCAAGATGGTCACCCCCGAAGAGCTGACAGTGGTGACGAAGCGCCAGCCGACCGAGGAAGAGCTGGCTGACCTGATGTTTGCCTGGAAGATTGCCCGCCACATCAAATCCAACACGATTCTCTACGTCAAGAACCGCCAGACCTTTGGTGTTGGCGCAGGCCAGATGTCGCGAGTCGATTCTTCGAAGATCGCCCGCTGGAAAGCCTCGGAAGTGGGCCTCGATTTGAAAGGCTCGGTCGTCGCCTCCGACGCCTTCTTCCCCTTCGCCGACGGCCTTCTCGCCGCTGCCGAAGCCGGAGTGACCGCCGTCATCCAGCCCGGGGGCTCGATCCGCGACAACGAAGTCATAGAAGCAGCCGACGCGAACAATTTGGCGATGGTGTTTACCGGCATGAGGCACTTCAAGCACTGAGGTAGCGAGACGGGACATAGAACTGCAAAGGCAACAGGGACAGTGCAATGAGCGTTGTTCCTGCTCCCTTTTTTACTTTCTGAGCGATGCCAGTCAGGCCCGCATCTTCTCACACAAATCTCACCACTAAAAACACCCCGACCATAACAAACGCCACGGCGACCCGTACGGCGATGCCGATGGCCATGCCGATCCAGACTCCGAATCCTGCTGTGCTGGCTGTGCGGAGGTCTTTCTGGGCGTAGAGTTCGCCGAGGACGGCTCCGATGAAAGGCCCGATGATGATTCCGGGCAGACTGAAAAGGAGGCCGGTCACGGTGCCGATTGCTGCGCCGATGACGCCGTATTTGCCTGCGCCGAAACGTTTTGCGCCGAAAAGTCCGGCGAAGAAATCGATGAGGTAAGCCGCCGCGGTGAGCACGCCAAGAATGGTGATCGTGCCCCAGCCGACGTAGGCGAAGTTTTCCGCCCAGGCGGCGAAAACAAGACCGGCGAAGATCAGCAGAACGCCTGGTAATGCTGGCAGCACAAGGCCTGCGAATCCGGCGATAAGCAGGAGGGCGGAGGTGATCCAGAGAATGGTGGTGGTGTCCATGATGAACTACTATTTGTTCGTTTTTGCAAGTACCGCTCTTGCATTTCGTTTCAGTCGCTTGATGCCAAGGCGGAGGACTGGGGTTCCGGCGAAAAGCTTCCGGAATTGCGAGTTGGTGAGCTCGAGGGCTTGCTGAGGGGTAAGGTTGACGAGTTCCTCTTTTGGCTGAAAGCCGGAGTACGCGCTATCAACGCCAATGGTGTTGTGTGGGCAGGCGTCGAGGCAGTGGTCGCAGCCGTAGAGCCAGCCTTCGGTCATCGCCGATTCCTCGTCGGTGAAGTCGCGTTTCAGCTCTATCGTCAGGTATGAAATGCAGCGGGTAGCGTCGAGTTTGCCGGGGGCGATGAGCGCTCCGGTGGGGCAGGCGTCGAGGCAGGCAGTGCAGCCCTCGCAGGGGTTCCATTCGAGTGGTGTGTCGGGTTTGAGTTCGAGGTCGAGCAGCAGCTCACCGAGGAAAATTCGCGAGCCGTAACCGGGCACGATGAGCAGCGAGTTTTTGCCGGCGCGCCCGATTCCGGCGGCTTCGCCCCAGCCTGTTTCGAGCACGGGCAAGCTGTCCACACAGGCTCGTCCGTGGACCGGTTGCGCGCAGATCGAACGGATGAAATCGAGCAGCTCATGGAGCAGGTCACCGACCACGCGGTGGTAGTCCGCCATGACGGCGTAGCCGGAGATTGCGCCGGACTTTACAGGCGCGGGCCACGGCAAAGCGACGGAGATGACGGTTTTTACGCCGGGCAGAAGCAGTTCTGGATTGGCGCGTGCTTCGAGGCCGGTTTCGAGGTAGCCCATCTCGCCGTGCCGCTTCTCGTCGATCATTGTGCGATACTTCTCCAGCGCTTCGGAAAGCGGCATTGCGTCAGCAAACCCGGCGGCGCAAAAGCCGAATTCGAGGGCTTTCCGGCGGATCACTCCTTTTAAATCATTGAGCGTTTCAGACATCGTTGATTGCTTCCCGGTTGCGATATCATCCAATAATGCTTAAATATACGAGTCAACTTCACGTAGTTGTTCCGCAATCTTTCGAACCGCCACTACTTCCCTCATGCAGCGACGCGAGTTTTTCCAGCATTTTCTCAAACGCGCCAGTATCGGCGCGGGCGCATTGACCGCCGCAACTGCCAGTCTTGTCGGCTATTACCAACCGCGCAAGGCGGTGTTCGACACCTCCGGCAAGAACAACTCAGAGCTGCCCGAGAAGCTGACGACGCCGAAGAAGGCGGTGGTGATCGGCGGCGGTCTGGCTGGCATCAGCTCGGCGCTGGAGCTGGCGCGGCGGAACTTCGAGGTGACGCTGGTCGAGGCCTCGCCTTCACTTGGCGGCAAGTTGACTGGCTGGCCTATCGAGGCGCTTGGCGAGCGGTTTCCGGTAGAGCACGGCTTTCACGGCTTTTTCGATCAGTACTACAACCTCAACGAAATGTTCGCCTCGGCGGGCATCGGCAGCGAGATGTTCACCGCTTCACCCGGCTATCCGGTCATTTTCAGCGACCGGCAGGTGGAGGTGTTCGGTCAGACGCCCAAGTGGTTTCCTTTCAACATCCTGTCGGTGGTGCAGCAGTCCAAACGGCTCGATATCGCCTCGTTCCTAAAGGACTACCCCGGTCTGTGGCCGGTCATCAGCATGTTCCGCTACCAGTATGACCGCACCTTTCATGACTGGGACAGCATCGATTTCATGACCTACTGCAAGCGCGGCGAGGTGCTTCCGGCTTTCATCGACACGGTGCTGCACCCGTTTTCGGACGCCACGATGAACCGCATGGAGGTGCTTTCGGCAGCCGAGGCGATACGCTATTTCCATTTCTACTTTATGGGCAGTCCGGAGGGGTTGTCGTTCAGAATCACCACGAAGGATTGCATGAGTGCCCTCATCGATCCGCTGGAGAAGAAGCTAATGTCGATGGGCGTGCGGGTGCTGAAAGGGCAAAAGGTGCAGAACCTCGCGATGCAGGATGGGCGCGTCAAATCGGTGCGTCTCGCTGGCACGGGGGCTGCGAGCGGCGCGATTGCTTCGATTCCGAAGCGCGAGGTACCGGTGACGGGGTGGCTGCAACATACCTCCGAAGCGGGGATTCCGATGCTCGTGGCGCGGCTCGGCGCGGCGTGGGTGGCCCTCGACGGGCGCTGTACTCACATGGGGTGTCCGGTGGCTCCCGAGGCTGGAACGGGCGGCTTTCACTGCCCTTGCCACGATGGCCGCTTCAACGCCGAAGGGGTGCCGGTCAGCGGCCCGCCGAAAGCGCCGCTCGCCAGGCTCGACGTGCGTGAAGCGGGGGAGATGCTCGTTATCGAACAGGCTTCGACAGCCTCGTCATCGGTGGTCGTTACCGCCGAAGAGCTGCCGTGCGACTACTGCGTCGTGGCTTCGGACGTGCGCGGCACTCGCGAGCTGATCGCCGGTAGCCAGCCCGACAACCGCGATTTCGCCGGACGGGTGGCTGCGCTTGGCGAGGCCGATCCCTACGTCGTCTGGCGCGTTTGGCTCGACCGTCCGCTTCCGTCCGCCGACTTCCCGTTCTATACCGTGTCGGGCTACACCTACACCGACTCGATCACCTTCTATTCGAGCTTCCAGCAGCCCTTCATCGACTGGGCGAAGCGCATCGGCGGCTGCGTCGTCGAGCTGCACGCTTACGCCGTCGCGCCGCAAGACATTCGCCCCGAGCCGGAGATCCGCGCTGCGATGCTGCAAGAGCTGTACGCTATGTTTCCGGAGTCGAAAGGCGCCACGATCCGGCACGAAATTTTCATGATGCAATCCAACTTCACCCGCTGGGCCCCCGGCGACCACGCCACAAGACCGGGTGTCGAAACGCCCTACGCGAACCTTTTCCTCGCGGGCGACTGGGTAAGCACCAATGCCCCGGTTTTCCTGATGGAAGCCGCCGCTTTCACAGGCCGACAGGCGGCGAACGCCATTGCCGCGAAAGAGTCGCTACGGCAAAGGCCATTGCCGATTGTGCCGATGGACGGGATCTTTGCTTAGAACAGAAATTGGGATCAAAATCGAAAGGAAAAATCTCAAAAGCAGAATTTCTTATCTCCCCTCAAGGCACTCCACCACCGTGTCGTGCAGCACGGGTCGGAACTTGCGAATCCTGATATTCTCCGGCGTCGGCCAAACTCTGTTGCTTAACAGAATTACCGCTAAATCTTTTTCCGGATCGACCCAGATGCTTGTGCCGGTAAAGCCGAGGTGGCCCCAGGAGTTGGAAGAGAAGTAGTGGCCTGCGGATGATTTCCCTCCCGGGGTGACCAGGTCCCAGCCAAGCGCTCTCGGGGTATCGCCTCGTTCCCGGAAGCGTTTGACCGTCGAGGCTTTGATGTAGCGCTTGCCGTCGAGTTGGCCTCCGTTCATCAGCATTTTCACCATTTTCGTCAGGTCACCGGTCGTGGTGAAGAGCCCCGCGTGGCCTGAGATGCCCCCGAGCAGCGCGGCGTTCTGGTCGTTGACGAGCGGACGCGGGCGCGGAAGCTTCCAGATGCCATCCTCGCCGGTTGGCGCGATGCGAGCGGCAAGTGACAGTGGCGGTGTGAACATGGTCGAATTCATGGTGAGCGGCGCGGCGAAGCGGGTGTGAAAGTTGGCCGCGAGGCTTTTGCCCGTGATCTGTTCGACGATGCTACCGAGCAGAATGAAGTTCAGGTCGCTGTACTCGGTCTTCGCGCCCGGTACGGATACGACAGAGTCGCGGTCGATGGCTTGCAGCGCCTCCTCGCGAGTGGCGCAGGTTTCGGCGAAGTAGGTGTGTGCCCGAAGTCCCGAGGTGTGGCGCATGAGCTGCTCGATGGTGATTCGCTCCTTGCCGTTGCAGGCGAATCCGGGCCGGTAACGGCTGACGGGGGCGCGCAGGTCAAGCGAGTCGCGCTCGACGAGCTGCATGGCGATGCTGGTGGTGACAACCGCCTTGGTGAGCGATGCAGCGTCGTAGATTGTTGTTGTGTCCGCAGGAGCGCTGTGCGGATCGTAGGTTAAGTGACCGAACGCTTTGTGGAACACTGTTTTGCCCCGGTAGATCACCGCGAGGCTCGCGCCGGGGAAGACGCTATCGCGCACGGCCCCATTCATGAGCGTATCGAGCTTTCTGAAATCCGTCGCATCTGCGTTAGCCGGAACGGCAGTCGCCATCAGCAGAATAGCTACGCAAGCGCAGGCGGTAATGAGTTTCCGGAACAGGCGCATAAGCGTTCGGGATGCGGTCAGAAGAGCGTGAAGCGCACGTACCGGTTCGGCCTCTTCTTCAGATCGATGAGCAGGGTGTCGAGCGAAATCAGCGTCTTGCTTAGGTTGTTATAAAGCGCCGGATCGCTGTTGAGCTTGCCGAGCGTGCCCTTACCTTCGTTGAGCTGCTTCATCAGCGTTTCGGTTTCGGCGGCGGCGTTTTTCAGGTTCACGATGGTCTGCTCGGTGTTGTCGGCCAGTGACTTGTCGTTGATCAGCTTCGGCAGCAGCCCCTTGCCGTTGTGAAGTTCCGCGCTGACTCTGGTCAGCTCGTCCGAACTCTTGCGCAGGTTGGCCACGGTTTTTTGCAGGTCTTCGCCCATCTGTTTGTCTGAAATAAGTCGCCCGGCGGGGCCGTCGCCGTTATTGAGCTTGTCGAGCAACGTATTTAGTTTTTCAACAGTATTTTTGGCATTGTTGGTAAGACCCGTCAGGCCATCTTCCGGGACGAGCTGGATGAAATCGCCCTCCTTGACCGGTTTGCCGGTGCCAGCCTTGATGTCGATATATTTGTCGCCAAGCACGCCGAGGGAGCGGATTGAAGCCTTCGAGTCCTTGGTGACGAGGTTTGCATACTCGTTCTGCAACTTCAGTTCAGCTACCACGAACAGCGAGTCGTTCTGTGTGCTGAAGTCGAGTCGCGAGACAGTGCCGATTTTTTTACCCGCGACTGCAACGTAGTTGTTCTCGGCCAGGCCGTTGACGTTGCTGGTCATGACCTTGATGGTGGTCACGCCGGTGAAAACGCTCGTGTTTTTGCCAATTACCAGGCCGAGATAGGCCGCAAACCCGAGCCCAAGCAGGAAGAAGATGCCGGTTTTCAGGTCGCTCCATTTCAGTTCTTTCAGATTTCTCATGCTATCGCAGGGGTCTTGAAAAAATTAAAGTTCGAGAATTTTGTCCGACAGGATCGACTTGATGAACGGGTGCTGCGAATCGTGCAGCTGTCCGGTCGGGCCGTCGAAGATGATTTTGCTCTGGTACAGCACGGCGACTTCGTCCGCGATGGCGAAGACGTCGTCAATGATGTGGGTCACGAACACCGCGCCGAGGTCGTTGCTTTTTTTGAGCGAGGCGATCAGGTTCAGGATTTTGCGCGAGCTGACCGGATCGAGTCCGGCGGTCGGCTCGTCGAAGAGGATCATCTTTGGATTGAAAATCAGCGCCCGGCCAATCGCCACGCGCTTTTTCATGCCGCCGCTGAGGCTTTCAGGGAGTTGATCCTCGTAGCCTTCGAGTCCGGCAAAGCGGAGCTGCTCGACCACACGACGGTTTATCTCCTCATCGGGCAGGCGGAGGTTCTCGCGCAGGAAGAAACTCATGTTCTGGCTGATGGTCATCGAGTCGAAGAGTGCGTTGCCCTGAAAGACGATGCCCATTTTGCGCCGTATCGGGTAAAGGTCGGTCTCCTTGAGTGGAGTGATGTCCACCCCATCGACGAATACCTGCCCGCTGTTGGGCTTGATGAGGCCGAGCATGAGCTTGATGATCGTGCTCTTGCCGACGCCGCTGGGGCCAAGTATCGCCTTGATGGTGTTGTCCTGCACGGTCAGCGAAACCTTGTCGAGAATCACCTTTTCGCCGTATCTGAGTGTGACGTTCCGGAGTTCAATCATATCAGTGCATAATGTCGAGCACGAGTTTCGAGACGTAGAAGTTGGCTACCAGCACCAGACCCGACGAAGCCACAATGCCCTTGATGGTCGATCGGCCTACACCCGCCGTGCCGCCTCGCGCCGAGAAGCCGTTGAAACTGCTGACCAGCGTGATGATGATGGCAAAGACCGGAGCCTTGAGGAAGCTGACGACGAAATCTTTGGGCAGTAGCCTCGGGTAGATCGAATTCCAGAAGATACCGGGGTCGAGCTTGTGGTAGAACTGGGCGACAAGGGCACCGGTCTGCAATCCGGCGAAGTCGGAGAGGGCGATGAGTGGTACGAACATGATGAGCGCAGCCAACAGCCTCGGCATGACGAGTTTGGCGATAGGGTCGGTGC
Protein-coding sequences here:
- a CDS encoding cell division protein FtsX; protein product: MSFFYSIKEGFAGIGRAKLPASVTIATGFFSLLLLGLFGTVSFSFYQLIHEVRSRVELEVFFDDRTGDLQADSLTERMKAITGIAKTRFISRNEAASRFARDFGADVVGILGMNPLPRSVEVSIQPGYAAPDSIAHIEKQIAALDGGLDIRYNKEYLRGIERNARLFTLITAGVGGVIALATIILNAFTVQLAMYARRDRIKTMRLVGATRWFISAPFLFEGIIQGLVSGGLAALGLWLIFEQALLRYEPAIYQILHPSTYVIYPGLVLLGIVLGFFGSTWSVARFLRVS
- the nfo gene encoding deoxyribonuclease IV, whose product is MKRVGAHVSIAGGVENAPLNAQKIGAKAFAMFTRNQRQWHSAPLSTESIEAFRRNCEEAGFLPGHILPHDSYLINLGAPEADKLEKSRKAFITEMQRAEALGLTMLNFHPGSHLNLTDEDACLAIIAESVNLSLEATAGVTAVIENTAGQGSNLGWCFEHLARIIELVEDKSRVGVCLDTCHLFASGYDLRTPEALDATLAEFDRVVGMAYLRGMHLNDAKQKLGSKVDRHECLGKGMIGIDAFAHIMHHPALEEIPLILETPNAEGWPEEIAMLYNFTNE
- a CDS encoding glycosyltransferase family 2 protein, which translates into the protein MTSLSVIVPLYNERESLPELCTQLFAALNSPDLARCFDAPFSFEVIMIDDGSTDGSDKVIEELIAGKPEIRLISFRRNYGKTEALSAGFRAASGDVVVTIDADMQDDPREITSLVLKMNEGFDLVSGWKRERNDPMSKTIPSKLFNLTTRIFSGIPLHDFNCGLKGYSRELVASLDLHGEMHRYIPVLAKWKGFRVTEIPVMHHARKFGESKFGASRFLPGLFDFLSVMFITRYLKRPMHFFGMMSLGSFFFGLCISLYVTIEKYVFDKPAGNRPILFLGILLIILGVQFFSTGLLGEMLSTRPSRNGGWSIRRTANLPDEIVEKLTD
- a CDS encoding 7-carboxy-7-deazaguanine synthase QueE, which gives rise to MSTETTLHISEIFHSIQGESSFAGWPCGFVRLAGCGHGCRYCDTAYAEKQGTTMTVDEIVQRVLAFDAPCVEVTGGEPLLQPGAFELLTELCDRHPAVLLETGGFLPVDRVDPRVHAIIDIKAPSSGVMEHNCAANFTLALNEPERFEFKIVVASEADYLWAKSYIAGHGILGKCSIIFGPVFGQLEPRLLAEWILCDRLPVRMQLQLHKYIWQPDARGV
- the purN gene encoding phosphoribosylglycinamide formyltransferase, which translates into the protein MAVFCSGTGSNFKALFHAIIEHELPAEIVLCLSNRSQCGAVDFAKEYGIETLHLSEKQFGTNDDFAHAMLSALQERQIDMILLAGYLRKIPDAVIAAYPEKIVNIHPSLLPQFGGHGMYGMRVHEAVIESGETRSGATVHFVNEEYDKGRIIMQNHVPVLPGDTAETLAERVLRCEHRLYPAALEKLLDEQP
- the purH gene encoding bifunctional phosphoribosylaminoimidazolecarboxamide formyltransferase/IMP cyclohydrolase, yielding MLDPVIKRALVSVSDKTGIVDFCRELASMGVEIFSTGGTLKALQDAGIAAQSISTITGFPEIMDGRVKTLHPKIHGGLLAVRDNAEHQQAARENGIEFIDLVAVNLYPFEATIAKPDVSFEEAIENIDIGGPSMLRSAAKNNESVTVITDAADYATVLEEMKSNGGATTRATRLTLAAKVYALTSRYDTAIAAYMAKAAGIESAADTMTVRLEKELGMRYGENPHQSAGLYKMDDGNGVRSFGAIFEKLHGKELSYNNMLDIAAATDLIEEFRGEEPSVVIVKHTNPCGVAQAPTLCKAYRKAFSTDTQAPFGGIIAFNRSLDMETANAVNEIFTEILIAPAFEEGVLDLLMKKKDRRLVLQKQPLPKAGWEFKSTPFGMLVQERDSKMVTPEELTVVTKRQPTEEELADLMFAWKIARHIKSNTILYVKNRQTFGVGAGQMSRVDSSKIARWKASEVGLDLKGSVVASDAFFPFADGLLAAAEAGVTAVIQPGGSIRDNEVIEAADANNLAMVFTGMRHFKH
- a CDS encoding DUF456 domain-containing protein, whose protein sequence is MDTTTILWITSALLLIAGFAGLVLPALPGVLLIFAGLVFAAWAENFAYVGWGTITILGVLTAAAYLIDFFAGLFGAKRFGAGKYGVIGAAIGTVTGLLFSLPGIIIGPFIGAVLGELYAQKDLRTASTAGFGVWIGMAIGIAVRVAVAFVMVGVFLVVRFV
- the queG gene encoding tRNA epoxyqueuosine(34) reductase QueG, encoding MSETLNDLKGVIRRKALEFGFCAAGFADAMPLSEALEKYRTMIDEKRHGEMGYLETGLEARANPELLLPGVKTVISVALPWPAPVKSGAISGYAVMADYHRVVGDLLHELLDFIRSICAQPVHGRACVDSLPVLETGWGEAAGIGRAGKNSLLIVPGYGSRIFLGELLLDLELKPDTPLEWNPCEGCTACLDACPTGALIAPGKLDATRCISYLTIELKRDFTDEESAMTEGWLYGCDHCLDACPHNTIGVDSAYSGFQPKEELVNLTPQQALELTNSQFRKLFAGTPVLRLGIKRLKRNARAVLAKTNK